A section of the Melopsittacus undulatus isolate bMelUnd1 chromosome 3, bMelUnd1.mat.Z, whole genome shotgun sequence genome encodes:
- the FHL5 gene encoding four and a half LIM domains protein 5 isoform X2, whose translation MTSSHTDCHYCLQSLCGRKYALREENAYCVSCYDSLFASPCEECKQPIECDSKDLAYKGRHWHERCFKCVKCSRSLVEKPFAAKDEVLLCTECYSNEYSSKCFHCQKTIMPGSRKMEFKGSSWHESCFVCQYCRQPLGTKPLITKDNENYCVPCFEKQFAHHCYFCKKVITSGGVTYHDQPWHKECFVCAGCKTQLSGQRFISKDEYPYCVDCFSKLYAKKCAACKKPVTVLGSAKFISFEERQWHGECFNCAKCSVSLVGRGFLTQQDDVLCHECGSAS comes from the exons ATGACCAGCAGTCACACAGATTGTCATTACTGCCTGCAGTCTCTTTGTGGAAGGAAGTATGCATTAAGAGAAGAAAACGCTTATTGTGTTTCATGTTATGACAGCCTGTTTGCCAGCCCCTGTGAAGAGTGCAAGCAACCTATTGAGTGTGATTCCAAG GATCTGGCCTACAAAGGCCGCCACTGGCATGAGCGGTGCTTCAAGTGTGTCAAATGCAGTCGTTCGCTGGTGGAGAAACCATTTGCTGCCAAAGACGAGGTCTTGCTGTGTACTGAATGCTACTCCAATGAGTATTCATCTAAGTGTTTCCACTGCCAGAAGACCATTATGCCTG GTTCCCGTAAAATGGAATTTAAGGGAAGTTCCTGGCATGAATCCTGTTTTGTTTGCCAGTATTGCCGGCAACCGTTGGGAACAAAACCATTGATCACCAAAGACAATGAGAACTACTGTGTGCCCTGTTTTGAGAAGCAATTTGCTCACCACTGCTACTTTTGCAAAAAG GTAATAACTTCTGGGGGAGTGACCTACCATGACCAGCCTTGGCATAAAGAATGCTTTGTATGTGCTGGGTGTAAAACACAACTGTCTGGACAAAGGTTTATTTCCAAAGACGAGTATCCATACTGTGTAGACTGTTTCAGCAAACTGTATGCTAAGAAGTGTGCTGCTTGCAAGAAACCTGTTACAG TTCTTGGAAGTGCCAAATTTATCTCATTTGAAGAGCGCCAGTGGCATGGGGAATGCTTCAACTGTGCGAAATGCTCTGTCTCGCTGGTGGGCCGGGGATTCCTCACTCAGCAGGATGATGTCCTTTGCCATGAATGTGGCTCTGCTTCATAG
- the FHL5 gene encoding four and a half LIM domains protein 5 isoform X1 produces MLQNWKNPVENPARMTSSHTDCHYCLQSLCGRKYALREENAYCVSCYDSLFASPCEECKQPIECDSKDLAYKGRHWHERCFKCVKCSRSLVEKPFAAKDEVLLCTECYSNEYSSKCFHCQKTIMPGSRKMEFKGSSWHESCFVCQYCRQPLGTKPLITKDNENYCVPCFEKQFAHHCYFCKKVITSGGVTYHDQPWHKECFVCAGCKTQLSGQRFISKDEYPYCVDCFSKLYAKKCAACKKPVTVLGSAKFISFEERQWHGECFNCAKCSVSLVGRGFLTQQDDVLCHECGSAS; encoded by the exons ATGTTGCAGAACTGGAAAA ATCCTGTGGAGAACCCTGCCAGAATGACCAGCAGTCACACAGATTGTCATTACTGCCTGCAGTCTCTTTGTGGAAGGAAGTATGCATTAAGAGAAGAAAACGCTTATTGTGTTTCATGTTATGACAGCCTGTTTGCCAGCCCCTGTGAAGAGTGCAAGCAACCTATTGAGTGTGATTCCAAG GATCTGGCCTACAAAGGCCGCCACTGGCATGAGCGGTGCTTCAAGTGTGTCAAATGCAGTCGTTCGCTGGTGGAGAAACCATTTGCTGCCAAAGACGAGGTCTTGCTGTGTACTGAATGCTACTCCAATGAGTATTCATCTAAGTGTTTCCACTGCCAGAAGACCATTATGCCTG GTTCCCGTAAAATGGAATTTAAGGGAAGTTCCTGGCATGAATCCTGTTTTGTTTGCCAGTATTGCCGGCAACCGTTGGGAACAAAACCATTGATCACCAAAGACAATGAGAACTACTGTGTGCCCTGTTTTGAGAAGCAATTTGCTCACCACTGCTACTTTTGCAAAAAG GTAATAACTTCTGGGGGAGTGACCTACCATGACCAGCCTTGGCATAAAGAATGCTTTGTATGTGCTGGGTGTAAAACACAACTGTCTGGACAAAGGTTTATTTCCAAAGACGAGTATCCATACTGTGTAGACTGTTTCAGCAAACTGTATGCTAAGAAGTGTGCTGCTTGCAAGAAACCTGTTACAG TTCTTGGAAGTGCCAAATTTATCTCATTTGAAGAGCGCCAGTGGCATGGGGAATGCTTCAACTGTGCGAAATGCTCTGTCTCGCTGGTGGGCCGGGGATTCCTCACTCAGCAGGATGATGTCCTTTGCCATGAATGTGGCTCTGCTTCATAG